A single region of the Plantactinospora soyae genome encodes:
- a CDS encoding helix-turn-helix transcriptional regulator yields the protein MLDTSARLLRLLAILQTRPDWTGPELAERLEVTVRTLRRDVVRLRDLGYPVRATPGVAGGYRLGAGSTLPPLLLDDDEAVAVVLSLRTAMGHTVTGIAETSLRALAKLERILPARLRQRAAALRLATVALPDQLPTVDPDVLTVIAEACQRAQQLRFGYRNRDGEPSSRTVQPHRLVHTGRRWYLVARDEDRDDWRTFRIDRIDEPRPTGVRFVPVDPPDAAAYVAESIAAAPYRFRARVLVHAPVEVIAERFPPSTGIVEAVDEANCLLTTGADSLPFIAMHLALLGHDFTVHEPAELVDELGTLADRLTRAHRASTA from the coding sequence ATGCTCGACACCTCGGCGCGGCTGCTCCGGCTGCTCGCCATCCTGCAGACCCGGCCGGACTGGACCGGTCCCGAACTGGCCGAGCGGCTGGAGGTGACGGTCCGGACGCTGCGCCGGGACGTGGTCCGGCTGCGCGATCTCGGGTACCCGGTCCGGGCCACCCCGGGGGTGGCCGGCGGCTACCGGCTCGGCGCCGGGTCGACGCTGCCGCCGCTGCTGCTCGACGACGACGAGGCGGTCGCGGTCGTGCTCAGCCTGCGTACCGCGATGGGCCACACGGTGACCGGTATCGCGGAGACGTCGCTGCGGGCGCTGGCCAAGCTGGAGCGGATTCTGCCCGCTCGGCTGCGCCAGCGCGCGGCGGCGCTCCGGCTGGCCACGGTGGCGCTGCCGGACCAGCTACCCACCGTCGATCCGGACGTGCTGACGGTGATCGCCGAGGCGTGCCAGCGCGCGCAGCAACTCCGGTTCGGGTACCGCAACCGCGACGGCGAGCCGAGCAGCCGTACGGTGCAGCCGCACCGGCTGGTACACACCGGCCGCCGCTGGTACCTGGTCGCCCGCGACGAGGACCGGGACGACTGGCGTACGTTCCGGATCGACCGGATCGACGAGCCGCGACCGACCGGGGTCCGGTTCGTCCCGGTCGACCCGCCGGACGCGGCGGCGTACGTGGCAGAGTCGATCGCCGCCGCGCCGTACCGGTTCCGGGCCCGGGTGCTGGTACACGCGCCGGTAGAGGTGATCGCCGAGCGTTTTCCGCCCTCGACCGGGATCGTCGAGGCGGTGGACGAGGCGAATTGCCTGCTCACGACCGGCGCCGACTCGCTGCCGTTCATAGCGATGCACCTCGCCCTGCTCGGCCACGACTTCACCGTGCACGAACCCGCCGAGTTGGTCGACGAACTCGGCACCCTGGCCGACCGCCTCACCCGCGCCCACCGCGCGTCGACGGCCTGA
- a CDS encoding acyl-ACP desaturase: MTPATPLSQVALLTELEPVVASNLDRHLQIAKEWFPHEYVPWSEGRTYDGILAGEPWTPEDTRIPEVARTALVVNLLTEDNLPSYHHEIATLFGRDGAWGTWVHRWTAEEGRHGTAIRDYLTVTRAVDPVALERARMVHMSAGYSNVHDDEVLHSLAYVSFQELATRISHRNTGRATGDPRCEQLLARVAADENLHMVFYRNLLAAAFELAPSQAMRAVADVVSDFQMPGNGIDGFARKSVAMALAGIYDLRQHRDEVLMPVLRQWNVWDVPRLDADGELAREQLAAQLAELEQAASRFEEKRDARQARLDAR; this comes from the coding sequence ATCACCCCCGCCACCCCGCTCAGCCAGGTCGCCCTGCTCACCGAGCTGGAACCGGTCGTCGCGAGTAACCTCGACCGGCATCTCCAGATCGCCAAGGAGTGGTTCCCGCACGAGTACGTCCCGTGGAGCGAGGGACGGACCTACGACGGGATTCTGGCCGGGGAGCCGTGGACACCGGAGGACACCCGGATTCCCGAGGTGGCCCGTACCGCCCTGGTGGTCAACCTGCTCACCGAGGACAACCTGCCGTCGTACCACCACGAGATCGCGACGCTCTTCGGCCGGGACGGCGCCTGGGGGACCTGGGTGCACCGGTGGACCGCCGAGGAGGGTCGGCACGGTACGGCGATCCGGGACTACCTCACCGTGACCCGGGCCGTCGACCCGGTGGCGCTGGAACGGGCCCGGATGGTGCACATGTCCGCCGGCTACAGCAACGTGCACGACGACGAGGTGCTGCACTCCCTGGCGTACGTGTCGTTCCAGGAGCTGGCGACCCGGATCTCACACCGCAACACCGGCCGGGCCACCGGCGACCCCCGGTGCGAGCAGTTGCTGGCCCGGGTGGCCGCCGACGAGAACCTGCACATGGTCTTCTACCGCAACCTGCTCGCCGCCGCCTTCGAACTGGCGCCCAGCCAGGCGATGCGGGCGGTGGCCGACGTCGTCTCCGACTTCCAGATGCCGGGCAACGGCATCGACGGCTTCGCCCGCAAGTCGGTGGCGATGGCCCTGGCCGGGATCTACGACCTCCGCCAGCACCGCGACGAGGTGCTGATGCCGGTGCTGCGGCAGTGGAACGTCTGGGACGTTCCCCGCCTGGACGCCGACGGCGAGCTGGCCCGCGAGCAGTTGGCGGCCCAGCTCGCCGAGCTGGAGCAGGCGGCGTCCCGGTTCGAGGAGAAGCGGGACGCCCGCCAGGCCCGACTCGACGCCCGCTAG
- a CDS encoding VOC family protein, whose amino-acid sequence MNTMAYDFQVTQDSADPHVLADWWAETLGWQVEPSDEAFIRRMIDEGHATESQTRTYNGVLVWKEGAAIRHPDGPERAPRVLFQLVPEEKTVKNRMHLDVRVGTDDVDEVVGKLTARGAKFLHNGRQGPFSWVTLADPEGNEFCVSPSA is encoded by the coding sequence ATGAACACGATGGCTTACGACTTCCAGGTGACGCAGGACTCCGCCGACCCGCACGTGCTCGCCGACTGGTGGGCCGAGACGCTCGGTTGGCAGGTGGAGCCCTCGGACGAGGCGTTCATCCGCCGCATGATCGACGAGGGGCATGCCACCGAGAGCCAGACCAGGACGTACAACGGGGTGCTGGTCTGGAAGGAGGGCGCGGCGATCCGCCACCCGGACGGTCCGGAGCGGGCGCCCCGGGTGCTGTTCCAGCTCGTGCCGGAGGAGAAGACGGTCAAGAACCGGATGCACCTCGACGTCCGGGTCGGTACCGACGACGTCGACGAGGTGGTCGGGAAGCTCACCGCGCGGGGCGCGAAGTTCCTGCACAACGGCCGGCAGGGGCCGTTCAGCTGGGTGACGCTCGCCGACCCCGAGGGCAACGAGTTCTGCGTGTCGCCTTCGGCCTAG
- a CDS encoding DinB family protein encodes MSIDWNAQLVDQLDWHWQHQLRPRLHGLTDDEYFWEPVPNCWNVRPRADAPADLAHGSGAYVMEYGRPEPSPAPVTTIAWRLGHVIVGVLGRRSAAHFGGPPAEHDSFDYAGTAAEALRQLDEAYATWLAGVRGLDAAGLARPCGPAEGPYGDLPMAALVLHINRETIHHGAEISLLRDLYQHRQNRG; translated from the coding sequence ATGAGCATCGACTGGAACGCTCAACTGGTCGACCAGCTGGACTGGCACTGGCAACACCAGTTACGGCCGCGACTGCACGGACTCACCGACGACGAGTACTTCTGGGAACCGGTTCCGAACTGCTGGAACGTACGGCCCCGGGCGGATGCCCCGGCCGACCTCGCGCACGGCTCCGGGGCGTACGTCATGGAATACGGCCGGCCGGAGCCGAGTCCGGCACCGGTCACCACGATCGCCTGGCGCCTCGGGCACGTCATCGTCGGCGTCCTCGGCCGGCGCAGCGCGGCCCACTTCGGCGGGCCACCGGCCGAGCACGACAGTTTCGACTACGCCGGCACCGCGGCCGAGGCGCTGCGACAGCTCGACGAGGCGTACGCGACCTGGCTGGCCGGGGTACGCGGACTCGACGCGGCCGGGCTGGCCCGCCCGTGCGGACCGGCCGAGGGGCCGTACGGCGACCTGCCGATGGCGGCGCTGGTGCTGCACATCAACCGGGAGACGATCCACCACGGAGCGGAGATCTCCCTGCTCCGTGACCTTTATCAGCACCGTCAGAATCGAGGATGA
- the hisS gene encoding histidine--tRNA ligase — protein sequence MSKPTPISGFPEWAPPQRMIEQYVVDRIRNTFELYGFAPLETRAVEPLDQLLRKGETSKEVYLISRLQEEGAPPSGEGALGLHFDLTVPFARYVLENAGRLQFPFRRYQIQKVWRGERPQEGRYREFLQADIDIVDRDTLSSHHEAEIPLVLGDALGGLPLGGSDGRLPILVQVNNRKILEGFYRGLGLADPLAALRAVDRLDRIGPDRVAALLAETAGATEAQAKACLALAEIAAPDPSFAEAVQALGVTDPLLDEGLAELVAVMENAVAHAPGLCVADLRIARGLDYYTGTVYETQLRGYERFGSVSSGGRYDNLASDGNARFPGVGISIGVTRLLGLLFGAGALSISRSVPTCVLVALADEERRPESNRIADALRRRGIPTEVSPSAAKYGKQIRYAERRGIPYVWFPGVDGIGDEVKDIRSGEQVGAVPEVWQPPAADLRPTIA from the coding sequence ATGAGCAAGCCAACCCCGATCTCCGGCTTCCCCGAGTGGGCGCCGCCCCAGCGGATGATCGAGCAGTACGTCGTCGACCGGATCCGGAACACCTTCGAGCTGTACGGCTTCGCCCCGCTGGAGACCCGCGCGGTGGAGCCGTTGGACCAACTCCTGCGCAAGGGGGAGACCTCGAAGGAGGTCTACCTGATCAGCCGGCTCCAGGAGGAGGGTGCGCCGCCCTCCGGTGAGGGCGCCCTGGGCCTGCACTTCGACCTGACCGTGCCGTTCGCCCGGTACGTGCTGGAGAACGCCGGCCGGTTGCAGTTCCCGTTCCGGCGCTACCAGATCCAGAAGGTCTGGCGGGGCGAGCGCCCGCAGGAGGGGCGCTACCGGGAGTTCCTCCAGGCCGACATCGACATCGTGGACCGGGACACCCTGTCGTCGCACCACGAGGCGGAGATCCCGCTGGTGCTCGGCGACGCGCTCGGCGGCCTGCCGCTGGGCGGTTCCGACGGCCGGCTGCCGATCCTGGTCCAGGTGAACAACCGCAAGATCCTGGAGGGCTTCTACCGGGGGCTCGGGCTGGCCGACCCGCTGGCGGCGCTGCGTGCCGTCGACCGGCTCGACCGGATCGGCCCGGACCGGGTGGCGGCGCTGCTGGCCGAGACCGCCGGGGCGACCGAGGCGCAGGCCAAGGCGTGCCTGGCGCTGGCCGAGATCGCCGCGCCGGACCCGTCGTTCGCCGAGGCGGTCCAGGCGTTGGGGGTGACCGATCCGCTGCTGGACGAGGGCCTGGCCGAGCTGGTGGCGGTGATGGAGAACGCCGTCGCGCACGCCCCCGGGCTCTGCGTCGCCGACCTGCGGATCGCCCGGGGTCTGGACTACTACACCGGCACCGTCTACGAGACCCAGCTGCGCGGGTACGAGCGCTTCGGGTCGGTCAGCTCCGGTGGCCGGTACGACAACCTCGCCAGCGACGGCAACGCCCGGTTCCCCGGAGTGGGCATCTCGATCGGGGTGACCCGGCTGCTCGGGCTGCTGTTCGGGGCGGGCGCACTGTCGATCTCCCGGAGCGTGCCGACCTGTGTGCTGGTGGCGCTGGCGGACGAGGAGCGCCGACCGGAGAGCAACCGGATCGCCGACGCGCTGCGCCGACGGGGCATTCCGACCGAGGTGTCGCCGTCGGCGGCGAAGTACGGCAAGCAGATCCGGTACGCAGAGCGGCGCGGCATCCCGTACGTCTGGTTCCCCGGGGTGGACGGGATCGGTGACGAGGTGAAGGACATCCGCTCGGGTGAGCAGGTGGGGGCGGTACCGGAGGTCTGGCAGCCGCCGGCGGCGGACCTCCGACCGACCATCGCCTGA
- a CDS encoding AfsR/SARP family transcriptional regulator: protein MIIQSDDQRVSIDALKPRTLLACLIIEANRPVRTDLLIEELWGDKPPRSARANIRTYVTGLRTIVNGPAGGTIRATSSGYLFELSPRSSDVDIFHALAEAGHAAHAAGDASRGLASFDAAIALWRGRAMSDVVQGPLLGRRARQLEEERLATLEFSAQAHLDLGQNAKAVTLLRRIVAEYPLRERVQANLMTALYRSGDTAGALGVYATARRHLRDDLGVDPGPELSQVHRAVLTRDPSLAPDEPSARAPVTDRPDRLPTASAGTPAQLPADVSEFIGRRAQLELLRTTLTASSRPSRRTWVVTGAGGVGKSALAVHFAHQVADEFPDGLVYVDLRGASGGSASADQHVVLARILRAFGVSSSATPTSHEEAAATYRSLLAHRRVLLVLDNVDGAAQVRPLLPGTAACAVLVTSRRTLATLPGARHLRLDIFDPAEAMAMLGATVGTERAAADPTGVARLADRCGRLPLALSIAAAKLVSRPSWTPSDLADQLDAERHRLDLLTLDDLALRSSFAISYDGLARETHGAEAALAFRHLGLLAVPQPSLASISAMFGRPASSIRAGVELLVDVGLVDSPVSGRYRLPDLLGVYARELSRKAGEDDDRDRALLRALRDYLAMSRAAVAVLRVDTERLEEPVRTTDRAWFASPEEAASWLDEELANLVAVATAHAGRSAAAPLVVALTETLHPYLSEYGDLAQWRALRTASLHAVELDGVPDGQRLALRAVADVPPQGGERHFLAEPLRTVSGGCCSACSTPPGCVLGARCRSA from the coding sequence ATGATCATCCAGTCTGACGACCAACGGGTAAGCATCGACGCGCTCAAACCGCGTACGCTGTTGGCCTGCCTAATCATCGAGGCCAACCGTCCGGTACGCACCGACCTCCTGATCGAAGAACTATGGGGCGACAAGCCGCCTCGATCCGCGAGGGCGAACATCCGCACCTACGTGACCGGGCTGCGGACGATAGTGAACGGTCCGGCCGGCGGCACCATCCGGGCGACCAGCTCCGGCTACCTTTTCGAACTGTCCCCGCGGTCCAGCGACGTGGACATCTTCCACGCGCTCGCCGAGGCCGGACACGCTGCCCACGCGGCCGGCGACGCAAGCCGTGGACTTGCCTCGTTCGATGCCGCGATCGCGCTGTGGCGTGGCCGGGCGATGTCCGATGTGGTGCAGGGCCCGTTGTTGGGCCGGCGCGCCAGACAACTCGAGGAGGAACGGCTGGCCACACTGGAGTTCTCGGCGCAGGCCCACCTCGATCTCGGTCAGAACGCAAAGGCCGTAACCCTGCTCCGACGGATCGTCGCCGAGTACCCGCTGCGCGAGCGGGTGCAGGCAAACCTGATGACGGCCCTCTACCGTAGCGGCGACACGGCCGGCGCACTCGGCGTCTACGCGACTGCTCGCCGGCACCTGCGCGACGATTTGGGCGTGGATCCCGGGCCTGAACTCAGCCAGGTGCACCGGGCGGTGCTCACCCGCGACCCCTCGTTGGCCCCTGATGAGCCCTCGGCGCGCGCCCCGGTTACGGACCGACCCGATCGGCTCCCCACCGCTTCGGCCGGGACACCTGCCCAGCTCCCCGCAGACGTGTCCGAATTTATCGGCCGCCGGGCGCAGTTGGAGCTGTTACGAACCACACTGACAGCGTCTTCCCGGCCGAGCCGGCGAACGTGGGTGGTGACCGGCGCCGGCGGGGTCGGCAAGTCGGCGTTGGCGGTCCATTTCGCGCACCAGGTAGCCGACGAGTTCCCGGACGGGCTGGTCTACGTCGACCTCCGGGGCGCTTCAGGCGGATCGGCGTCGGCCGACCAGCATGTGGTGCTTGCCCGGATCCTACGGGCGTTCGGCGTGTCCTCCAGCGCGACGCCCACCAGCCACGAGGAGGCGGCCGCCACCTACCGCTCCCTGCTCGCCCACCGCCGCGTACTCCTCGTCCTCGACAACGTCGACGGTGCCGCCCAGGTACGCCCACTCCTTCCGGGCACGGCCGCGTGCGCTGTACTCGTGACGAGCCGCAGAACCCTGGCGACCCTTCCGGGCGCCCGACACCTGCGCCTCGATATCTTTGATCCCGCCGAGGCGATGGCGATGCTGGGCGCCACGGTCGGCACCGAACGGGCCGCGGCGGACCCCACCGGGGTGGCCCGGCTGGCAGATCGGTGTGGGCGGCTTCCACTCGCGCTGTCGATCGCGGCCGCCAAACTGGTCAGTCGGCCGAGCTGGACGCCCTCGGACCTGGCCGACCAGCTCGATGCCGAGCGGCACCGCCTTGACCTGCTCACGCTAGACGATCTCGCCCTGCGATCGAGCTTCGCGATCAGCTACGACGGACTGGCGAGGGAGACGCACGGTGCGGAGGCGGCGCTGGCCTTCCGTCACCTCGGCCTGCTCGCGGTACCGCAGCCCAGCCTGGCCAGTATCTCCGCGATGTTCGGCCGCCCTGCGTCGAGCATCCGAGCCGGCGTCGAGCTGCTCGTCGACGTCGGACTGGTGGACTCCCCGGTGTCCGGCCGCTACCGGCTGCCCGACCTCCTCGGCGTCTATGCGCGGGAGCTGAGCAGGAAGGCCGGTGAGGACGACGACCGCGACCGGGCGCTGCTGCGGGCCCTGCGGGATTACCTGGCCATGTCGCGAGCGGCCGTCGCCGTTCTGCGGGTGGATACCGAGCGGTTGGAGGAGCCAGTCCGGACCACGGACAGGGCATGGTTCGCCTCGCCGGAGGAGGCGGCCAGCTGGCTGGACGAGGAGCTGGCCAACCTCGTCGCCGTAGCCACCGCCCATGCCGGCCGAAGCGCCGCCGCCCCGCTGGTCGTCGCGCTCACGGAAACGCTGCACCCCTACCTGAGCGAGTACGGTGACCTGGCACAATGGCGGGCGTTGCGGACTGCGTCGCTACACGCGGTCGAGTTGGACGGCGTCCCGGACGGCCAGCGCCTGGCGTTACGCGCCGTGGCCGACGTTCCTCCGCAGGGCGGAGAACGTCACTTCCTCGCGGAACCACTTCGAACGGTCTCCGGCGGCTGCTGTAGTGCCTGCTCCACCCCGCCGGGCTGCGTACTGGGTGCCCGATGCCGCTCGGCTTAG
- a CDS encoding MBL fold metallo-hydrolase yields MLLAGFPADAFGTNCYVVATAPGEQCVVVDPGIGVLDRLDALLAEHRLQPAAVLLTHGHLDHTFSVAPVCGARGITAYVHPSDRELLADPAKALSMDLTQLFGGRLPYTEPEDVAELTDGATLALAGLEITVDHAPGHTGGSVLFRLPGAGSALRSDLSLPPGADWAAEQICLSGDVLFAGSIGRTDLPGGSLPTMVTSLREKILPLADDTVVLPGHGPTTTIGRERASNPYLIEVADLDGPHRVAPTRGW; encoded by the coding sequence GTGCTCCTCGCCGGCTTTCCCGCGGACGCCTTCGGCACCAACTGTTATGTGGTGGCGACCGCGCCGGGGGAACAGTGTGTCGTCGTCGACCCCGGCATCGGGGTACTGGATCGCCTCGACGCCCTGCTGGCGGAGCATCGGCTGCAGCCGGCCGCCGTCCTGTTGACCCATGGTCATCTCGACCACACCTTCTCGGTCGCGCCCGTCTGCGGCGCCCGGGGGATCACCGCGTACGTCCATCCGAGCGACCGGGAACTGCTCGCCGATCCGGCCAAGGCGCTCTCGATGGACCTGACCCAGCTCTTCGGCGGTCGGCTGCCGTACACCGAGCCGGAGGACGTGGCCGAACTGACCGACGGGGCCACCCTGGCGCTGGCCGGGTTGGAGATCACCGTCGACCACGCGCCGGGCCATACCGGCGGGTCGGTGCTGTTCCGGCTGCCGGGCGCGGGCTCGGCTCTCCGGTCCGACCTGTCCCTTCCGCCGGGCGCGGACTGGGCGGCGGAGCAGATCTGTCTCTCCGGCGACGTGCTGTTCGCCGGGTCGATCGGCCGCACCGACCTGCCGGGTGGCAGCCTGCCGACCATGGTGACGAGCCTGCGGGAAAAGATCCTTCCGCTCGCCGACGACACCGTCGTGCTGCCCGGCCACGGCCCCACGACCACCATCGGCCGTGAGCGGGCGAGCAACCCGTACCTGATCGAGGTCGCGGACCTAGACGGGCCGCACCGGGTCGCGCCCACCCGAGGCTGGTAA
- a CDS encoding peptidylprolyl isomerase produces MASSRDRQRKLARAKLDRQMARRAASARRKRQVRAGIGSAVALLLIVLGSFWALGGFDNEPTDDTATSEVCTWSSQDAQANTSLKDVGVPPTTNPPTTGTQPMTITTNQGAPVTVDLDLVAAPCAGASFAHLAGKAFFDNTKCHEITAEGAVRCGDPTGTGQGGPAYTFFSENVPNAPAPDPSATPSTSATPATDASASPSASAPPGTAPQYPAGTVALIGNPPGANGSQFLIFFKDFTTAEPRYPVIGKVTAGLDVIKKVGAAETMDNGSGELTKPKTDVVIQSLTVGEPASGDPTAVPSAATPSAAPSGSPTVAGQP; encoded by the coding sequence GTGGCTTCCAGCAGGGACCGGCAGCGCAAACTGGCGCGGGCCAAGCTCGACCGGCAGATGGCCCGGCGGGCGGCTTCCGCCCGGCGCAAGCGGCAGGTCCGGGCCGGGATCGGCTCCGCCGTCGCGCTGCTGCTGATCGTGCTCGGGTCGTTCTGGGCGCTCGGCGGGTTCGACAACGAGCCCACGGACGACACCGCCACCTCGGAGGTGTGCACCTGGAGTTCGCAGGACGCCCAGGCCAACACGAGCCTCAAGGACGTCGGCGTTCCACCCACCACCAACCCGCCCACCACCGGCACCCAGCCGATGACGATCACGACCAACCAGGGTGCCCCGGTGACCGTGGACCTGGACCTGGTCGCCGCGCCCTGCGCCGGCGCCAGCTTCGCCCACCTGGCCGGCAAGGCGTTCTTCGACAACACCAAGTGCCACGAGATCACCGCCGAGGGGGCGGTCCGCTGCGGCGACCCGACCGGCACCGGGCAGGGTGGTCCGGCGTACACCTTCTTTAGCGAGAACGTCCCCAACGCGCCCGCGCCGGACCCCTCGGCGACCCCGTCCACGAGCGCCACCCCGGCCACGGACGCGTCCGCCAGCCCCTCGGCCAGCGCGCCCCCCGGGACGGCACCGCAATACCCCGCCGGCACGGTCGCGTTGATCGGAAACCCGCCCGGCGCGAACGGCAGCCAGTTCCTGATCTTCTTCAAGGACTTCACCACGGCCGAGCCCCGGTACCCGGTCATCGGCAAGGTGACCGCCGGACTCGACGTGATCAAGAAGGTCGGCGCCGCGGAAACCATGGACAATGGTTCTGGCGAGCTGACCAAGCCGAAGACCGACGTGGTGATCCAGAGCCTCACCGTGGGTGAGCCGGCGTCGGGCGACCCGACGGCGGTGCCGTCGGCCGCAACGCCGTCGGCGGCCCCCTCGGGCAGTCCGACGGTCGCCGGACAGCCGTAG